One window from the genome of Labeo rohita strain BAU-BD-2019 chromosome 10, IGBB_LRoh.1.0, whole genome shotgun sequence encodes:
- the LOC127171709 gene encoding sodium/glucose cotransporter 1-like, which yields MGEDYFGFSWVRNENRKNVTIYVNNAADISVIVIYFLVVLAVGIWAMVRTNRATVGGFFLAGRSMVWWPIGASLFASNIGSGHFVGIAGTGAAAGIAIGGFEWNALVVVIILGWLFVPIYIKAGVVTMPEYLKKRFGGQRIRIYLSVLSLFLYVFTKISADMFAGAIFINQALGLNIYLAVIILLLITALYTVTGGLAAVIYTDTLQTIIMVVGSFILMGFAFNQVGGYENLQDLYMNATPSVLGVNISEKCYTPRADSFHIFRDPIKGDLPWPGLIFGLTIQAAWYWCTDQVIVQRCLSAKNLSHVKAGCILCGYLKLLPMFLMVFPGMISRVLYTDAIACVDPAECDYHCGTSVGCTNIAYPKLVVELMPNGLRGLMLSVMLASLMSSLTSIFNSASTLFTMDIYTKIRPKAKEKELMIAGRVFMLFLIGVSIAWIPIVQSAQSGQLFDYIQSITSYLAPPIAAVFCLAIFCKRVNEAGAFYGLCIGLLVGLARMITEFAYGTGSCVNPSDCPTIICGVHYLYFALILFTLTCILILVISLLTKPIDDKHLYRLCWTLRNSTEERIDLETDDWTDDADSDTMETEEVRKKPSCWKKAYNWFCGFDQGDAPKLTKEQEAELNMKLTDTTEKPLWRNVVNANAIILLAVCVFFHGFFG from the exons ATGGGTGAAGATTATTTCGGATTCTCTTGGGTTCGCAATGAGAACAGAAAAAATGTCACCATATATGTTAACAATGCAGCGGACATCTCGGTGattgttatatattttctaGTGGTTCTGGCTGTGGGAATATGG GCAATGGTACGGACCAATCGAGCCACAGTAGGAGGCTTTTTCCTGGCTGGCAGAAGTATGGTGTGGTGGCCG attggAGCCTCTCTATTTGCAAGTAACATCGGAAGTGGACATTTTGTGGGAATAGCAGGAACTGGAGCAGCTGCTGGTATTGCTATCGGAGGATTTGAGTGGAAC GCtcttgttgttgttattattctgGGATGGCTCTTCGTGCCCATCTACATAAAGGCTGGG GTTGTGACTATGCCAGAGTACCTGAAGAAACGTTTTGGTGGGCAGCGTATCCGTATCTACCTCTCAGTGCTCTCCCTGTTTCTCTATGTTTTCACCAAAATCTCT GCGGACATGTTTGCAGGAGCCATTTTCATCAACCAGGCTCTGGGACTAAACATTTACTTGGCTGTGATTATTCTGCTGCTCATTACGGCTCTTTATACAGTAACAG GTGGTCTAGCTGCAGTCATCTACACCGACACCCTGCAGACCATTATCATGGTTGTGGGATCATTCATTCTTATGGGCTTTG CGTTCAATCAGGTGGGAGGCTATGAGAATCTCCAAGACCTATACATGAATGCGACCCCATCAGTGTTGGGTGTGAACATCAGTGAAAAGTGCTACACTCCTCGCGCAGACTCCTTCCACATCTTCAGAGACCCCATCAAAGGCGATCTGCCCTGGCCCGGACTGATCTTTGGTCTTACTATCCAGGCCGCCTGGTACTGGTGCACTGATCAG GTGATTGTGCAGCGCTGTCTGTCTGCCAAGAACCTGTCTCATGTGAAAGCGGGCTGCATCCTGTGTGGTTACCTCAAACTTCTGCCCATGTTCCTCATGGTTTTCCCTGGCATGATCAGCAGAGTGCTGTACACAG ATGCGATTGCATGTGTGGATCCAGCAGAGTGTGACTACCACTGTGGAACCAGTGTGGGCTGCACTAATATTGCTTACCCAAAACTAGTGGTGGAACTGATGCCAAATG GTCTCAGAGGGTTGATGTTGTCCGTCATGCTGGCGTCTCTGATGAGTTCGCTCACTTCCATCTTTAACAGTGCCAGCACACTCTTTACCATGGACATTTACACCAAGATCCGCCCCAAAGCCAAGGAAAAGGAGCTCATGATTGCCGggag GGTGTTCATGCTGTTTCTGATCGGAGTGAGTATCGCGTGGATCCCCATCGTTCAGTCGGCTCAGAGCGGACAGCTCTTTGACTACATTCAGTCCATCACCAGTTATCTGGCTCCGCCAATCGCCGCTGTCTTCTGCCTCGCCATTTTCTGCAAGCGAGTTAATGAAGCT GGTGCTTTTTACGGGTTGTGTATTGGTCTTTTGGTGGGTCTGGCGCGTATGATAACTGAGTTTGCCTACGGCACGGGCAGCTGCGTGAATCCAAGTGACTGTCCTACGATCATCTGTGGTGTGCATTACCTCTATTTCGCCCTCATCCTCTTCACCCTGACCTGTATATTGATACTGGTCATCTCCCTCTTGACCAAACCCATTGACGACAAACAT CTGTACAGGCTCTGCTGGACTTTGAGGAACAGCACTGAGGAGAGAATTGATCTGGAAACAGATGACTGGACTGATGATGCGGATTCAGACACTATGGAAACAGAAG AGGTACGTAAGAAACCAAGCTGTTGGAAGAAGGCCTACAACTGGTTCTGCGGCTTTGATCAAGGCGATGCACCGAAACTGACTAAAGAACAGGAGGCAGAGTTAAACATGAAGCTCACAGACACCACTGAAAAACCTCTATGGAGAAACGTTGTCAACGCTAATGCAATTATCCTCCTTGCCGTCTGCGTCTTCTTCCATGGTTTCTTTGGCTAA